ACCGCTCGTGTGGGACGTGCTGCGGCGGGCGTTGAAGCGCGTCCCAAACAATGGCGCCTAGTACAACGGTTCCTCATAGACCGGCTCGCCGTCGAGCAGCAGGCGCTTGATGGCGGCGCGTCCCGAGGGCAACACCGCGGCGACGATGCGCAGCTTCTGCTCGTTGCGCGCCTGCTCGAGCTTCTTGCCCTCGCCTTCGGGCACGAAATAGCTTTCGAGACCGAATTTGATCGGCAGATTGTCGCAGAAGCTACGCCGGTCTGCGCCACAGGACCCGCCGTAATTGCCGACGCGGCCGCGGATCAGCACTTGGGGCGCCGTGACGGCGACAGGCTCGGCATGCACCGAGACCGCCTGGTAAAGGCCGTTGGCATTGGGCGCGAGCTTGACGAACACGACGGGATGACGCGCGTCCGCGGGCTTGCCGGCGAGCGCGCCCGCCGGCACTTGCGAGATGTCGTAGCGGAGCACGACATAGTCGCCGCGCAGGAGATCGCGGGGATCGACCGGCTGCGTCTGCAAGGTCACCTCGCGCCCTTCGCGGAGGATCTGCATGCGATCGGCGACCATCAGGACCAGCAGCACGCATTGCAGCAGGACGGCGACCCCGACCAACGCGGCTTTCGGAATGCGCTGCCAGAGTTTGGTGACTGTTACAGCCAGCTCGATCATCGCGCACCCCTCGGCAGCATGCGATTGAGCGCGGTCGCAAATGCGACGGCGACGATCCCGGCCACCGCAAGGAAGGCCGAGCGACGCAGCAGCGAGCCCTTCACCGCCCAGGTGATGCCGGCGATCACGCCGGCGATGCCGAGCCAGCCGGCAACGATGCGCGGACGGACGTCATCGAGCATGCCTGATACAACGAGGCACAGCATGGCGCAGAGCAGCGCAGCATAGGCGAGCCAGGGCTCGCCGGCCGCAGATGCCGGCCAGATCGGCGCGGCGAGCAGCACGAGCCCGATGGCGACTCCCGCCAGGACTTCGCCGGCGCGCCTGGTGATCCCCGCGGATGCGAGCGCAAGGATCACACCCGCAATCCCGCACAGGATCGCCCAAAGCGGTTGGGCCGGCACCGTGCCGGTGCGAAAGCGGATGAGGTCGTCGACCGTCGTCACCTCGAGGAAGGCGACGCCGGCCAGCGCAAACGCGCCGTAGATCGACAGCACGCTGCCGAGACGGAGCGCCCTCGGCGACGGCGCAGCGGCGATCGCGAGCCCGGAACCGAACAACAGCGCCGCGCCATTCGCGAGCAGGAATGACGGCTGGGCGCCATCGAATTCGAAGCGAAGTGACGTCGCGATCCACCACGGGATCACGGCGATCGCGACGAGATGCGCCGCCACGCGGGAATTCCATGCGAAGGCCGTCGCGGCGGCGATCAGCCAGGCCGCCACGAACGGAAGATGCAGGGCGTCCGCCGTATCGTAAGTCCGCATGCAGGTCCAGATGCAGGCGGCGACGAGACCGACCGCGAGCGCGCCGCGCGAGCCGGTCAACAATGCCCCGGCAAACGCACCGATC
This genomic stretch from Bradyrhizobium sp. CCGB12 harbors:
- a CDS encoding GDYXXLXY domain-containing protein, with translation MIELAVTVTKLWQRIPKAALVGVAVLLQCVLLVLMVADRMQILREGREVTLQTQPVDPRDLLRGDYVVLRYDISQVPAGALAGKPADARHPVVFVKLAPNANGLYQAVSVHAEPVAVTAPQVLIRGRVGNYGGSCGADRRSFCDNLPIKFGLESYFVPEGEGKKLEQARNEQKLRIVAAVLPSGRAAIKRLLLDGEPVYEEPLY
- a CDS encoding DUF2157 domain-containing protein translates to MFDKTYRQRLEADLVQWEADGVIAPAAAASIRNALPPLPAGINVAVVVAIVGGLLIAAAFLAFVAAHWTEIARLLRFAILIAGMVVAGGLGAWFASTGRTVLADLCASIGAIIFGAGIALVGQMYHLGEDFAGGMLLWSIGAFAGALLTGSRGALAVGLVAACIWTCMRTYDTADALHLPFVAAWLIAAATAFAWNSRVAAHLVAIAVIPWWIATSLRFEFDGAQPSFLLANGAALLFGSGLAIAAAPSPRALRLGSVLSIYGAFALAGVAFLEVTTVDDLIRFRTGTVPAQPLWAILCGIAGVILALASAGITRRAGEVLAGVAIGLVLLAAPIWPASAAGEPWLAYAALLCAMLCLVVSGMLDDVRPRIVAGWLGIAGVIAGITWAVKGSLLRRSAFLAVAGIVAVAFATALNRMLPRGAR